In Acinetobacter sp. TGL-Y2, a genomic segment contains:
- a CDS encoding acyl-CoA dehydrogenase family protein, translating to MTNMANKAQGLGLAFLTKIAGSDLLDQLKLRKILEKSLYQGSKAGFKAMSSTQKAFKSNETKDKQRLPSQQKSLFDLNLTEEQQMTADAMHQFASEVLYPLAHDADHHEKFPIELWKHSTDLGLNYYALPEEFGGVAAEKNIVSNVLIAEHLAKGDFTLSAGLLSTFSVINAITQWGSKEVQGKYLHAFTDDSDIKATFAVQEATPAFNPFKLQTKVIANQGQYSLFGEKTLVVLGETADIILVSADLNGATEVFIVKRDSSITFKKSPAMGLKAAETVTLKFNNTAAERLGDGDFNYSQFLDLGNLMWCAISVGTCEAVKTYCIKYVNERVAFGEPVSHRQGVAFIIADMAIEIEAMRMLVLNAASLAEAGKPFHREAYLARILCAEKSMKIGTDGVQLLGGHGFTKEHPVERWYRDLRATAIVQSGLHA from the coding sequence ATGACCAATATGGCAAATAAAGCGCAAGGTTTAGGCTTGGCATTCCTGACCAAAATTGCAGGAAGCGATTTATTAGACCAGCTTAAATTACGTAAGATTTTAGAAAAATCACTCTATCAAGGCTCTAAAGCTGGTTTTAAAGCAATGAGTTCAACACAAAAGGCTTTTAAATCTAATGAAACCAAGGATAAACAGCGTTTACCTAGCCAACAAAAGTCACTTTTCGATTTAAATTTGACTGAAGAGCAGCAAATGACTGCAGATGCGATGCATCAATTTGCTTCTGAAGTACTTTACCCTTTAGCTCATGATGCAGATCATCATGAAAAGTTTCCAATTGAACTCTGGAAACACAGCACAGATTTAGGTTTAAACTATTACGCTTTACCAGAAGAGTTTGGTGGTGTGGCAGCTGAAAAAAATATCGTCAGCAACGTGCTTATTGCTGAGCATTTAGCAAAAGGGGATTTTACACTGAGCGCAGGCTTACTCTCCACTTTTAGTGTTATTAACGCTATTACCCAATGGGGTTCTAAAGAAGTTCAAGGCAAATACTTGCATGCATTTACAGATGATAGTGATATTAAAGCTACTTTTGCTGTACAAGAAGCCACGCCTGCGTTTAATCCATTCAAACTACAAACTAAAGTCATAGCAAATCAAGGTCAATATTCACTCTTTGGTGAAAAGACATTGGTAGTTTTAGGTGAAACAGCGGATATTATTTTAGTTTCGGCCGACTTAAATGGCGCAACTGAAGTGTTTATTGTTAAACGTGATTCATCTATTACCTTTAAGAAAAGTCCAGCAATGGGTTTAAAAGCTGCAGAAACAGTGACATTAAAATTCAATAACACAGCTGCTGAACGTCTTGGTGATGGTGATTTTAATTATTCTCAATTCCTTGATCTTGGTAATTTAATGTGGTGTGCCATCAGTGTCGGCACATGTGAAGCCGTTAAAACTTACTGCATTAAGTATGTTAATGAGCGTGTTGCTTTTGGCGAACCTGTCTCTCATCGTCAAGGTGTTGCTTTCATTATCGCAGACATGGCGATTGAAATAGAAGCAATGAGAATGCTGGTTCTAAATGCGGCCAGTCTGGCTGAAGCGGGTAAACCTTTCCATCGTGAAGCATACTTAGCACGTATTTTATGTGCTGAAAAATCGATGAAAATTGGTACTGATGGTGTTCAATTATTAGGTGGTCATGGCTTTACCAAAGAACATCCTGTTGAGCGCTGGTATCGTGATTTACGTGCCACAGCAATTGTACAATCTGGTTTACATGCTTAA
- a CDS encoding acyl-CoA dehydrogenase family protein: MNLENPKKFKMLIDQAHETALNVLRPISRKYDKAEHSYPKELDMLASLVDGMNEGGDGMNAGAAVNKRGDTEQGNKNGVNMSTALSIIEMCYGDTGLVLTMPRQGLGNSAIAAVANDEQLERFKGTWAAMAITEPGCGSDSAAIRTTATKDGDDYILNGEKIFVTCGDRADSVVVWATLDKKLGRAAIKSFVVPKGTAGMNVERLEHKLGIKASDTAVIRFIDCRVPAANLLGNAEIDVAKGFAGVMETFDNTRPLVAAMAVGCAKASLERIQEIFKDSLDPNYSIPYLQTSNIAAQIYRLEAEWEAARLLTLKAAWMADNKKPNSREASIAKAKAGRICNEITLKCVELAASIGYSEDELLEKWARDSKILDIFEGTQQIQQLIIARRELGKSSSELK, encoded by the coding sequence ATGAATTTAGAAAATCCAAAAAAATTCAAAATGTTGATCGATCAGGCACATGAAACCGCTTTGAATGTACTCCGCCCTATTTCACGTAAATACGATAAAGCTGAACATAGCTATCCGAAAGAATTAGATATGTTGGCTTCATTGGTTGATGGTATGAACGAAGGTGGCGACGGTATGAATGCCGGTGCTGCAGTCAACAAACGTGGCGATACCGAACAAGGCAATAAAAATGGCGTAAATATGTCTACGGCGCTAAGCATTATAGAAATGTGTTACGGCGACACAGGCTTAGTACTCACCATGCCCCGCCAAGGTTTAGGTAATTCAGCTATTGCCGCTGTTGCCAATGATGAGCAATTAGAACGTTTTAAAGGCACGTGGGCTGCGATGGCAATTACAGAGCCAGGTTGTGGTTCTGACTCTGCTGCAATTCGCACCACAGCAACCAAGGATGGTGATGATTATATCTTGAATGGTGAAAAGATTTTTGTTACCTGCGGCGATCGCGCTGATTCAGTGGTGGTCTGGGCGACCTTAGATAAGAAATTAGGTCGTGCTGCAATTAAGTCTTTTGTTGTTCCAAAAGGTACAGCTGGAATGAATGTTGAGCGTTTGGAGCACAAACTGGGTATTAAAGCCTCAGATACTGCTGTCATTCGTTTTATTGATTGTCGCGTTCCTGCTGCTAACCTACTGGGAAATGCTGAAATTGATGTTGCCAAAGGTTTTGCTGGAGTTATGGAAACCTTCGATAACACTCGCCCATTGGTTGCCGCGATGGCTGTCGGTTGTGCCAAAGCATCACTGGAACGAATTCAAGAAATCTTTAAAGACAGTCTTGATCCAAATTATTCAATACCTTATTTACAAACGTCAAATATAGCCGCTCAAATTTATCGCCTTGAAGCCGAATGGGAAGCTGCACGCTTGTTGACTTTAAAAGCAGCATGGATGGCTGACAATAAAAAACCCAACTCACGTGAAGCATCCATTGCCAAAGCTAAAGCTGGTCGCATTTGTAATGAAATCACGTTGAAATGCGTTGAACTGGCTGCAAGTATCGGCTATTCAGAAGATGAACTGCTAGAAAAATGGGCGCGTGACTCGAAAATTTTGGATATTTTTGAAGGAACACAGCAAATTCAGCAATTGATTATTGCACGACGTGAACTGGGGAAAAGCTCTAGTGAACTCAAATAA
- a CDS encoding GNAT family N-acetyltransferase, giving the protein MYSIRTIQAQDNAQMAHIIRQVSKEFGLAAEAGFAVADPILDQLSVVYDQTYAQYWVVENELGEILGGGGLAPLKGDESILEIQKMYFLAEIRNLGFAKQILNLCSEFAKGKGFKSLYLETTKELWQAVKLYEKLGFLHLDTPQGNTGHSHACEIWMLKTP; this is encoded by the coding sequence ATGTACAGCATCAGAACCATCCAAGCCCAAGACAATGCCCAAATGGCGCATATCATCCGTCAAGTCTCAAAAGAATTTGGTCTAGCAGCAGAAGCTGGTTTTGCAGTTGCAGATCCAATCTTAGATCAATTATCTGTAGTTTACGATCAAACCTATGCACAGTACTGGGTGGTTGAAAATGAGTTGGGGGAGATTCTTGGCGGTGGCGGTTTAGCACCGTTAAAAGGTGATGAAAGCATCTTAGAAATTCAAAAAATGTATTTTTTAGCTGAAATTCGAAATTTAGGCTTTGCTAAGCAAATTTTAAATTTATGCTCCGAATTTGCAAAAGGAAAAGGTTTTAAGTCGCTGTACCTGGAAACTACAAAAGAACTTTGGCAAGCCGTTAAACTCTATGAGAAATTAGGTTTCCTACATTTAGACACTCCCCAAGGAAATACTGGTCATAGCCATGCCTGTGAAATTTGGATGCTTAAAACGCCATAA
- a CDS encoding alkane 1-monooxygenase yields the protein MNAPLKLQQTDLLNSTLSGLALDKKRYLWLISPALPVIGLGILAGYHFAPKPFKLLFAMGGPLVLHVIIPSIDTLVGADNNNPNPEEIKLLEQDPYYARLVKSFIPLQYAANIYACYLTARKETSLLDKVLLGMSMGAINGIAINTAHELSHKSARLDHLLSHLALVPSGYNHFRIEHPYGHHKRAATPEDPASSKMGENFYEFLPRTVIGSFKSAVEIESSRLKRKGLPFWSKHNELLQGWSMAGVFHSSMLGIFGKGILPYLAVQSAYSITLFEIINYIEHYGLLRQKDANGKYERVLPEHSWNNNNIVTNLFLYQLQRHSDHHAFPTRPFQALRHFDEAPELPSGYASMLLPALIPAWWSKIMDQRVYDHYQGDLNKANVYPKRRAKLFKKFGVIDRMLDKVVS from the coding sequence ATGAATGCGCCCTTAAAACTACAACAGACTGATCTTTTAAATTCTACGCTCTCAGGTTTGGCATTGGACAAAAAGCGTTATCTTTGGCTGATTAGTCCTGCATTACCTGTTATTGGCTTAGGTATTTTAGCAGGTTATCATTTCGCGCCTAAACCATTCAAACTTCTTTTTGCAATGGGTGGTCCTTTGGTCTTGCATGTGATTATTCCGAGCATTGATACCCTTGTTGGTGCAGACAACAACAATCCCAATCCAGAGGAGATTAAACTGCTTGAACAAGATCCTTATTATGCGCGTCTGGTCAAATCTTTTATTCCACTACAATATGCAGCCAATATCTATGCTTGCTACTTAACTGCACGTAAAGAGACGTCACTTTTGGATAAAGTCCTACTGGGTATGTCGATGGGTGCGATTAATGGTATTGCCATCAATACAGCACATGAACTCAGCCATAAATCAGCGCGTTTGGATCATCTCTTATCGCATTTGGCATTGGTACCCTCTGGTTATAATCATTTCCGTATAGAGCACCCTTATGGACACCACAAGCGTGCAGCAACCCCAGAAGACCCAGCTTCATCTAAAATGGGTGAAAATTTTTATGAATTCTTGCCACGAACGGTCATTGGATCCTTTAAGTCCGCAGTTGAAATTGAAAGTTCGCGCTTAAAGCGTAAAGGGTTGCCATTTTGGTCTAAGCACAACGAACTGCTACAGGGCTGGTCAATGGCTGGGGTCTTCCACTCCTCGATGCTGGGTATCTTTGGAAAAGGCATTTTGCCGTATCTGGCTGTGCAATCTGCTTATAGTATTACGTTGTTTGAAATTATTAATTACATTGAGCATTATGGATTGCTCCGTCAAAAAGATGCCAACGGAAAATATGAACGTGTACTGCCTGAACATAGCTGGAATAACAACAACATTGTGACCAATTTGTTTTTATACCAATTACAGCGTCATTCTGACCATCATGCTTTCCCAACGCGTCCATTTCAGGCTTTACGCCACTTTGATGAAGCACCTGAACTGCCGAGTGGTTATGCCAGCATGTTGTTGCCTGCGTTAATTCCGGCTTGGTGGTCGAAAATCATGGATCAGCGTGTTTATGATCATTATCAAGGGGACTTGAACAAAGCCAATGTTTATCCAAAGCGCCGTGCAAAACTGTTTAAAAAATTTGGAGTGATTGATCGTATGTTGGATAAAGTGGTTAGTTAA
- a CDS encoding AraC family transcriptional regulator, with translation MDALSQVLEDIHLKKTEYLYLQNQGEWAFHSPSQSAVLCHIALFGDMYIHFNNQEFVHLASGDMLIIPSGIAHSVQSQFENNLVESINIAPLFQGLRDDAIHLGQTNQRPKTLIFSIRSHMDSVMASPLIKALPTYLHIKNALNAQEPEWLRIGLYFVAGETQLKQPGRHKIMDHLVSIMLIECIRDYITNLSDPNNWLSALTHPELSPAFAAIHSQPEYAWSVESLAECCFMSRSKFAFLFNSIVNQTPLAYLQQHRLRLASQHLRLGQLSIQQIAHRVGYSSETAFSQAFKKHYAFTPSQYRQIHTQTAIQNDGQLSTQHSG, from the coding sequence ATGGATGCGCTTAGTCAGGTTTTAGAGGACATTCACCTCAAAAAAACCGAATACCTTTATCTGCAAAATCAAGGAGAATGGGCATTTCACTCGCCTTCTCAGTCTGCCGTGCTGTGTCATATCGCACTGTTTGGCGACATGTATATTCATTTTAACAACCAAGAATTTGTACATCTAGCTTCAGGTGACATGCTGATTATTCCCTCAGGAATAGCGCATAGCGTACAAAGTCAATTTGAAAATAATCTGGTTGAATCGATCAATATCGCGCCATTATTTCAAGGACTTCGTGATGATGCCATTCACTTAGGTCAAACCAATCAAAGACCTAAAACACTCATTTTCAGTATTCGCTCGCACATGGACAGCGTCATGGCAAGTCCACTCATTAAAGCCTTACCAACCTATTTACATATAAAAAATGCCTTGAATGCACAAGAACCTGAATGGCTACGAATTGGACTATATTTCGTTGCAGGCGAAACTCAGCTTAAACAACCGGGTCGTCATAAAATTATGGATCATTTGGTTAGCATTATGCTAATTGAATGTATTCGAGATTATATAACCAACTTATCCGATCCGAATAACTGGCTAAGCGCATTGACTCACCCAGAACTGAGCCCTGCTTTTGCAGCCATTCATAGTCAACCTGAATATGCGTGGTCTGTGGAAAGTTTGGCTGAATGCTGTTTTATGTCACGTTCTAAATTTGCCTTCCTGTTTAACAGCATTGTCAATCAGACCCCTTTGGCTTACTTGCAACAGCACCGCCTCAGGCTCGCCAGTCAACATTTAAGGCTGGGACAACTCTCTATTCAACAAATTGCACACAGGGTTGGATACTCCTCAGAAACTGCGTTTAGTCAGGCATTTAAAAAACACTATGCTTTCACACCTAGTCAGTATCGACAAATCCATACCCAAACAGCTATTCAAAATGATGGACAGCTATCCACTCAACACAGTGGATAG
- a CDS encoding SurA N-terminal domain-containing protein, which produces MESFRKLIKGWLGKVLLVLFLTPLALVGIEGYFGGGNKDGIAKTVNDLEISNKDLEVQTKNYKDQFLQMVQGDESLLNQSYIDQVAMDSLIDRAVLIQQAQTLGITLSDAQIEQMIAQQPSLQVDGKFDKKTYENYLRSIGMTNLSLINNIRQDHALKMLVSSITDNSLVNPVDVQQISNLQSEQRSLFMSSVKLEDYKKSVKATNQEIADYYNKHQNQFKQLASVDVDYVVVTPAMAAKTDTTVTDAELKQAYDQFVERQNKDAKAEVKHILITADTRGVTEAEKLAGDVYSKIQAGMTFADAAKQYSEDTGSKATGGVVEGYEKGVFGDSFDQAVVASKGQVSKPVKTDFGYHIITAQGATVTVPSFEVERERLKAEVIKSKTANAYSDLVNGLNELVVDSDALDVVSQELKIAQVQSLKSVGLGTTNPVLADPAVKAKLFNQDVKNGDRNASSNIQLANGNTVWIKVREYHPAGVQPLDKATAKVKEKLINQKAYDVAKAKVATMLADFKTLPSQQVLAKHSQSFENAGVFTRSQGLKREIERTAFSLATPKAGMWSVGTVALPDEMVIVAVADVKKPTADSLTAEQSQQLAKLYQDYRGKELLKDYTEYLKSEAKIK; this is translated from the coding sequence ATGGAATCGTTTCGTAAACTCATTAAGGGGTGGCTCGGCAAAGTCCTACTAGTTTTATTCTTAACGCCTTTGGCTTTAGTGGGTATTGAAGGTTATTTTGGCGGCGGGAATAAAGACGGTATTGCTAAGACTGTTAATGATTTAGAAATTTCTAATAAAGACCTAGAAGTTCAAACGAAGAACTATAAAGATCAATTTTTACAAATGGTTCAAGGTGATGAGTCTTTACTCAATCAGAGTTACATCGACCAAGTGGCGATGGATAGTCTCATTGATCGTGCAGTATTGATTCAACAGGCGCAAACATTAGGGATCACTTTAAGTGATGCTCAAATTGAACAAATGATTGCGCAGCAGCCAAGTCTTCAAGTCGATGGTAAATTCGATAAAAAGACCTATGAAAATTATTTACGTTCTATTGGCATGACCAATCTATCTTTGATTAATAATATACGTCAAGATCATGCGTTAAAAATGTTGGTGTCATCTATTACAGATAACTCATTGGTGAACCCAGTGGATGTTCAGCAAATTTCAAATTTGCAATCTGAACAGCGTAGCCTTTTTATGTCTTCTGTAAAACTTGAAGATTATAAAAAATCAGTGAAAGCCACCAATCAAGAGATTGCTGACTATTACAACAAACATCAAAATCAGTTTAAGCAATTGGCATCTGTCGACGTTGACTATGTGGTGGTCACCCCAGCAATGGCAGCCAAAACTGATACAACGGTCACTGATGCTGAATTAAAGCAAGCCTATGATCAGTTCGTTGAACGTCAAAATAAAGATGCGAAAGCAGAAGTTAAGCATATTTTAATTACCGCCGATACACGTGGTGTGACAGAAGCTGAAAAGCTTGCGGGTGATGTGTATAGTAAAATTCAAGCGGGTATGACTTTTGCCGATGCTGCAAAACAATACTCTGAAGACACTGGTTCTAAAGCAACGGGTGGTGTGGTTGAAGGCTATGAAAAAGGCGTGTTTGGCGATTCATTCGACCAAGCGGTGGTAGCATCGAAGGGGCAGGTGTCAAAACCTGTAAAAACTGATTTTGGTTATCATATTATTACTGCGCAAGGTGCAACAGTCACAGTTCCAAGTTTTGAAGTTGAGAGAGAGCGCTTAAAAGCGGAAGTGATCAAATCTAAAACAGCCAATGCATATTCAGACTTGGTCAATGGTTTGAATGAATTGGTGGTAGATAGTGATGCACTTGATGTGGTTTCACAAGAATTGAAAATAGCACAAGTTCAATCACTGAAATCAGTAGGTTTGGGTACAACCAATCCAGTGCTTGCAGATCCAGCAGTAAAAGCAAAACTCTTTAACCAAGACGTGAAGAATGGTGATCGTAATGCATCATCAAATATTCAACTTGCAAATGGTAATACAGTTTGGATTAAGGTGCGTGAATATCATCCCGCTGGTGTTCAACCTTTGGACAAAGCAACCGCAAAAGTGAAAGAAAAGCTGATTAACCAAAAGGCCTATGACGTAGCAAAAGCGAAAGTTGCGACAATGCTTGCAGATTTTAAAACCTTGCCTTCACAGCAAGTATTGGCCAAACACAGTCAATCTTTTGAAAATGCTGGTGTATTTACGCGTTCACAAGGCTTAAAGCGTGAAATTGAGCGGACTGCATTTAGTCTAGCAACGCCAAAAGCGGGTATGTGGTCGGTAGGGACTGTTGCACTTCCTGACGAAATGGTGATTGTCGCTGTAGCGGATGTGAAAAAGCCAACAGCTGATTCTTTAACAGCGGAGCAAAGTCAGCAGTTAGCCAAGCTATATCAAGACTATCGCGGTAAAGAGCTATTGAAAGATTACACAGAGTATTTAAAGTCAGAAGCGAAAATCAAATAA
- a CDS encoding HU family DNA-binding protein — translation MNKSELIDAIAEKGGLSKTDAGKALDATIASIGEALKKGDTVTLVGFGTFSVKDRAARTGRNPKTGEELQIKASKVPSFKAGKGLKDSVA, via the coding sequence ATGAATAAATCAGAATTAATCGACGCGATTGCAGAGAAAGGGGGATTGTCTAAGACTGATGCAGGTAAAGCATTGGACGCGACTATTGCTTCAATTGGTGAAGCGTTGAAAAAGGGTGATACTGTAACTTTAGTTGGTTTTGGTACATTTAGCGTTAAGGACCGTGCAGCACGTACTGGTCGTAACCCTAAAACCGGTGAAGAGCTGCAAATTAAAGCAAGCAAAGTACCAAGCTTTAAAGCAGGTAAAGGACTTAAAGATTCTGTTGCTTAA
- a CDS encoding phasin family protein, whose product MNNNNEHEETLQGAAKKPRPQRKSHLDFRKYTKQIWLAGLGAFSRAEEEGNKMFDSLVKVGEELESKTVELTDQTVHKVAEKTKESVTDTKDRVEKLLDQRVSSSLNRIGLVTAKDIQYLEGLILDLHSKVEFLVEQNQKLNQQRQKK is encoded by the coding sequence ATGAATAACAATAATGAACACGAAGAAACCTTGCAAGGCGCTGCAAAAAAGCCAAGACCTCAGCGTAAATCGCATTTGGATTTTCGCAAATATACCAAGCAAATTTGGCTTGCAGGTCTTGGTGCTTTCTCTCGCGCTGAGGAAGAAGGCAATAAAATGTTTGATTCCTTGGTCAAGGTAGGCGAAGAACTTGAATCAAAAACGGTCGAATTAACCGATCAAACTGTACATAAAGTCGCTGAAAAGACCAAGGAGTCGGTCACAGATACTAAAGACAGAGTTGAGAAACTACTTGATCAGCGCGTAAGTTCATCATTAAATAGAATTGGCTTGGTGACCGCAAAAGATATTCAGTATCTTGAAGGCCTGATACTGGATCTGCATAGCAAGGTTGAGTTTTTGGTGGAACAAAATCAAAAATTAAATCAACAACGACAAAAAAAGTGA
- a CDS encoding Rrf2 family transcriptional regulator yields the protein MRLTTRGRYAVTALLDLALQPPEQTITLAEIANRQTISVAYLEQLFAKLKRHGLVSSVRGANGGYHLARIAEEITVLEIIQAVNETVDATRCDHKGNCQNGAMCLTHDLWQELSLHIADYLAKITLADLVARDNVQTVAIRQTTAPLDSALLSVTGI from the coding sequence ATGCGCTTAACCACTCGCGGTCGCTACGCAGTGACTGCTTTACTTGATTTAGCATTGCAGCCACCCGAGCAAACAATTACCTTAGCAGAAATTGCCAACCGACAAACCATTTCGGTGGCATACCTTGAGCAACTTTTTGCTAAATTAAAACGTCATGGTTTGGTTTCTAGTGTTCGTGGAGCAAATGGTGGATACCATTTAGCGCGTATTGCTGAAGAAATTACTGTGCTAGAAATTATTCAAGCTGTAAACGAAACGGTTGATGCAACCCGTTGTGACCATAAGGGCAACTGTCAAAATGGTGCAATGTGCTTAACTCACGATTTATGGCAAGAACTCTCCCTTCATATTGCCGATTATTTAGCTAAAATCACTCTTGCTGACTTAGTCGCGCGTGACAACGTGCAAACTGTTGCCATTCGTCAAACGACAGCACCTCTTGATTCAGCCCTTTTATCGGTTACAGGTATCTGA
- a CDS encoding IscS subfamily cysteine desulfurase: MKRPIYLDYAATTPVDPQVAERMMECLTFDGTFGNPASRSHAYGWQAEEKAEYAREQVANLIKADPREIVWTSGATESDNLALKGIAQFYGSKGKHIITSKIEHKAILDTCRELEQEGFEITYLEPEPKTGLITPEMVKVALRPDTILVSLMMVNNEIGTVTDVAAIGELTRANKTYFHVDAAQAAGKVEIDLSVMKVDLMSFSAHKIYGPKGIGALFVRRSPRVRLKAQMHGGGHERGMRSGTLATHQIVGMGEAFELAGKNLESEQKRIRILRDKLWNGVQDLEQVFLNGHPTLNVANYLNVSFNFVEGESLMMALKDAAVSSGSACTSATLEPSYVLRALGLSDELAHSSIRFSFGKYTTEEDIDHVLEVTKAAVQKLRDLSPLWDMFKEGIDLSKVEWAEH; this comes from the coding sequence ATGAAACGTCCAATTTATCTTGATTATGCAGCAACCACGCCTGTTGATCCTCAAGTTGCAGAGCGCATGATGGAGTGCCTTACCTTTGATGGCACGTTCGGTAATCCTGCATCACGTTCACACGCGTATGGCTGGCAAGCAGAAGAAAAAGCTGAATATGCACGTGAGCAAGTGGCAAATCTGATTAAGGCAGACCCACGTGAAATTGTGTGGACGTCTGGTGCAACTGAGTCAGATAACCTTGCACTTAAAGGTATTGCTCAGTTCTACGGTTCTAAAGGCAAGCATATCATCACCAGTAAAATTGAACACAAAGCAATTTTAGATACCTGTCGTGAATTAGAACAAGAAGGCTTTGAAATTACCTATTTAGAGCCAGAGCCAAAAACAGGTTTAATTACACCTGAAATGGTTAAAGTTGCTCTTCGTCCGGACACCATTCTTGTATCACTAATGATGGTGAACAACGAAATTGGTACAGTGACTGATGTTGCCGCGATTGGCGAATTGACGCGTGCCAATAAAACGTATTTCCACGTAGATGCTGCTCAAGCTGCGGGTAAAGTTGAAATTGACTTATCTGTTATGAAAGTCGATTTGATGAGCTTCTCAGCACACAAAATTTATGGTCCTAAAGGCATAGGTGCACTGTTCGTACGTCGTTCGCCTCGCGTTCGTCTTAAAGCACAAATGCACGGTGGCGGTCATGAACGTGGTATGCGTTCTGGTACGCTTGCAACGCATCAAATTGTGGGTATGGGCGAAGCGTTCGAACTTGCTGGCAAAAATCTTGAATCTGAACAAAAACGTATTCGCATACTGCGTGACAAGCTTTGGAATGGCGTTCAAGATCTTGAACAAGTATTCCTAAACGGTCACCCTACGCTAAACGTTGCAAACTATTTAAACGTGAGCTTTAACTTTGTTGAAGGTGAATCGCTCATGATGGCACTCAAAGATGCTGCTGTATCTTCAGGTTCAGCATGTACCTCTGCAACACTAGAGCCATCTTATGTACTTCGCGCTCTAGGTTTATCTGACGAACTTGCACACAGTTCAATTCGTTTTAGCTTTGGTAAATATACCACTGAAGAAGACATTGACCATGTGCTTGAAGTGACCAAAGCCGCTGTACAAAAGCTACGTGATTTATCACCGCTTTGGGATATGTTCAAAGAAGGCATCGACTTGTCTAAAGTTGAATGGGCTGAACACTAA
- the iscU gene encoding Fe-S cluster assembly scaffold IscU: protein MAYSEKVIDHYENPRNVGVLDKNAENVGTGMVGAPACGDVMRLQIQVDDNGVIEEARFKTYGCGSAIASSSLVTEWLKGKTLDQAQAIKNIDIATELALPPVKVHCSVLAEDAIKAAVEDYRSKKAQA from the coding sequence ATGGCTTATAGCGAAAAAGTAATTGATCATTACGAAAACCCTCGTAATGTTGGCGTTTTAGATAAAAATGCCGAAAATGTGGGTACAGGTATGGTCGGCGCACCGGCTTGTGGCGACGTTATGCGTCTACAAATCCAAGTCGATGATAACGGTGTTATTGAAGAAGCACGCTTTAAAACTTATGGTTGCGGTTCTGCAATTGCATCAAGTTCTTTAGTGACTGAATGGTTGAAAGGTAAAACTTTAGATCAAGCTCAAGCGATCAAAAACATTGATATTGCGACTGAACTTGCTCTTCCTCCTGTAAAAGTACACTGTTCAGTACTTGCAGAAGATGCCATTAAAGCTGCTGTAGAAGATTACCGTAGTAAGAAAGCTCAGGCTTAA
- the iscA gene encoding iron-sulfur cluster assembly protein IscA translates to MINLTENAATHISNYLLSRGKGEGIRVGVKTSGCSGLAYVLEFVDEVDTHDQVFEQFGVKVFIDPKSLVYLEGMEMDYVKNGLNEGFEFNNPNKKGECGCGESFTV, encoded by the coding sequence ATGATCAATTTAACTGAAAATGCTGCAACCCATATCAGCAATTACTTACTGAGTCGCGGTAAGGGTGAAGGCATTCGCGTTGGTGTGAAAACTTCTGGATGTTCAGGCTTGGCTTATGTACTCGAATTCGTCGATGAAGTCGATACGCACGATCAAGTATTTGAACAGTTTGGTGTTAAGGTTTTTATTGATCCCAAAAGCCTCGTTTATCTTGAAGGAATGGAGATGGACTACGTGAAAAATGGTTTAAATGAAGGCTTTGAATTTAACAACCCCAACAAAAAAGGCGAATGTGGTTGTGGTGAATCTTTCACTGTATAA